The following proteins come from a genomic window of Bradyrhizobium paxllaeri:
- a CDS encoding zinc-dependent alcohol dehydrogenase family protein: MHAMVLNAPGAPLQFELRKEPMPGPGEVRVKVGACGVCRTDLHVVDGELPDIAYPIVPGHEVVGRVEALGPGMTSRMIGERVGVPWLGHTCGECCYCRSGRENLCDRPRFTGYTRDGGFATHLVTDSSYCFPLGEAGDDVAMAPLLCAGLIGWRSLVMAGEGMHLGIFGFGAAGHIVAQVARWQGRSVYAFTRAGDTDTQGLAKSLGAEWAGGSEDLPPVPLDAAIIYAPVGSLVPLALRAVRKGGRVVCAGIHMSDIPSFPYNLLWEERQLVSVANLTRNDGIEFFEVAAQAGIKTHTSVFPLRQANEVLSKLRAGQITGAAVLQP; this comes from the coding sequence ATGCACGCCATGGTCCTGAATGCGCCCGGCGCGCCGCTGCAGTTTGAGCTGCGAAAGGAACCGATGCCCGGGCCCGGCGAAGTGCGCGTCAAGGTCGGCGCCTGCGGCGTGTGCCGGACCGATCTGCACGTCGTCGACGGGGAATTGCCTGACATCGCCTACCCGATCGTTCCCGGTCACGAGGTGGTTGGCCGCGTGGAGGCCCTTGGCCCTGGCATGACTTCTCGCATGATCGGTGAGAGGGTCGGCGTCCCCTGGCTGGGGCATACCTGCGGCGAATGTTGCTATTGCCGAAGCGGCCGCGAAAATCTGTGCGACCGGCCGCGCTTCACCGGTTACACGCGCGACGGCGGCTTTGCCACGCATCTCGTCACGGATAGCAGCTATTGCTTTCCGCTCGGCGAGGCCGGCGATGATGTCGCCATGGCGCCTCTGCTTTGCGCAGGCCTGATCGGTTGGCGCTCGCTGGTGATGGCGGGCGAGGGGATGCATCTCGGCATTTTCGGCTTCGGCGCGGCCGGGCATATCGTTGCGCAAGTGGCGCGGTGGCAGGGCCGTTCGGTCTATGCGTTCACCCGTGCGGGCGACACGGATACGCAGGGGCTTGCAAAATCGCTCGGCGCAGAGTGGGCGGGCGGGTCGGAGGACCTGCCTCCGGTGCCGCTCGACGCGGCCATCATCTACGCACCGGTCGGTTCCCTCGTGCCATTGGCACTGCGCGCCGTACGCAAAGGAGGGCGGGTGGTCTGCGCCGGCATTCACATGTCGGACATTCCCTCATTCCCTTACAACCTGCTCTGGGAGGAACGGCAGTTGGTTTCAGTCGCCAACCTTACGCGCAATGACGGCATCGAATTCTTCGAGGTCGCCGCGCAAGCAGGCATCAAGACGCACACCAGCGTATTTCCGTTGCGCCAGGCAAACGAAGTCCTCTCGAAGCTGCGGGCCGGGCAGATCACCGGCGCGGCCGTGCTGCAGCCATGA
- a CDS encoding universal stress protein has translation MFRNILVHIPSERQMRPVIDVAVALTVARRSHLDAIAIGYEARSAVGMIVEGGAAAVGAVMGAEQDRAQERANAAIAMFEIEAKLAKIAYGVRSFVTIPADAGRTISSLARLYDMTIVLQPNPSRTSYDNEIPQQILFNSGGPMLMVPYIHKGPLDAHYVGIAWDGSRLAARALRDAMPFLMGANAVTVIAVNEEESEASSGQLAAHLARRGIAARVQRLTTDRGNVQGAILSIAAESNMGLLVMGGYGHSRLQERILGGVTRSMFDSMTVPVLMSH, from the coding sequence ATGTTCAGGAACATTCTGGTTCATATTCCCTCAGAGCGTCAGATGCGGCCGGTGATCGACGTCGCTGTTGCCCTGACCGTTGCACGCCGCTCGCACCTCGATGCGATAGCCATCGGCTATGAAGCGAGGAGTGCCGTCGGGATGATTGTCGAGGGCGGCGCCGCCGCTGTTGGAGCCGTCATGGGGGCTGAACAGGATCGCGCCCAGGAACGAGCGAACGCCGCGATCGCCATGTTCGAGATCGAGGCCAAGCTCGCCAAAATCGCCTACGGCGTCAGGAGCTTCGTGACAATTCCTGCCGACGCCGGGCGGACCATCAGCTCGCTTGCCCGGCTTTACGACATGACAATCGTGCTGCAGCCCAACCCCTCAAGAACCAGTTACGACAACGAGATTCCGCAGCAGATCCTGTTCAATTCCGGTGGGCCGATGCTGATGGTTCCCTATATCCATAAGGGACCGCTTGACGCCCATTACGTCGGCATTGCCTGGGACGGCAGCCGCCTTGCGGCCCGTGCGTTGCGCGATGCGATGCCGTTTCTGATGGGCGCGAATGCCGTGACCGTGATTGCGGTCAATGAGGAGGAGAGCGAAGCGTCCTCAGGCCAGCTCGCCGCGCATTTGGCGCGGCGCGGCATTGCCGCCCGGGTGCAACGGCTGACGACGGACCGCGGCAATGTTCAGGGCGCCATTCTGTCGATCGCGGCCGAAAGCAATATGGGTCTCCTGGTGATGGGTGGGTACGGCCATTCGCGATTGCAGGAGCGAATTCTGGGCGGCGTCACGCGCAGCATGTTCGACAGCATGACCGTACCGGTGCTGATGTCGCACTGA
- a CDS encoding response regulator — MIDTRHSATDKASVGLPPRKAMVYVVDDDYDVRTSLRFLLETEGFDVRTFRSGTALLGSSTRNRADCLVIDYKMAELDGLELAYRLRRLDVSTPIILITGYPDQGISAKASLVGVRHVLLKPNLDGNLVDCVRNAINAPNAANQS, encoded by the coding sequence ATGATCGACACCCGCCACAGTGCCACAGATAAAGCCAGCGTGGGCCTTCCGCCCCGGAAGGCGATGGTCTACGTCGTCGATGACGATTACGATGTCCGGACGTCGCTGCGATTTCTGCTGGAGACCGAGGGTTTCGACGTCCGGACCTTCCGCAGCGGAACCGCGCTGCTCGGATCCTCCACCCGCAATCGAGCGGATTGTCTCGTGATTGACTACAAGATGGCGGAGCTCGACGGCCTGGAACTGGCCTATCGGCTGCGAAGGCTCGACGTTTCAACCCCGATCATTCTGATCACGGGCTATCCCGACCAAGGCATCTCGGCCAAGGCCAGTTTGGTCGGCGTGCGCCACGTGCTCTTGAAACCCAACCTGGACGGCAACCTGGTCGATTGCGTTCGAAACGCCATCAATGCGCCGAACGCGGCGAACCAGTCCTGA
- a CDS encoding Crp/Fnr family transcriptional regulator — protein sequence MDRELVFAAMLRRLNTVSGLEEADIAALRELPIAIRHWEAGRAIVSDGERPTDSCLVIEGFCIRSKVIASGQRQILSIHIPGEIPDLQSLHLHRMDHDLISLTACTLGFISHASLRALTRAKPNLAEVLWRDTLIDAAMFREWIVNVGQRPATGRLAHIVLELRRRLEVTGRPTADNFEMPLTQEQIGEALGITPVHANRVIRQLREERIVDISRGRVTVLDEAKLGELAQFDDRYLHQNPSL from the coding sequence TTGGATCGGGAGCTGGTCTTTGCGGCGATGCTGCGGCGGCTCAATACCGTCTCAGGATTGGAGGAGGCAGATATCGCCGCATTACGCGAGCTACCGATTGCCATTCGCCACTGGGAAGCGGGTAGAGCGATCGTATCGGACGGTGAGCGCCCGACGGATAGTTGTCTGGTTATCGAAGGCTTCTGCATTCGGTCCAAGGTCATAGCCAGCGGCCAGCGGCAAATTCTCTCCATCCATATCCCGGGGGAAATTCCCGACCTGCAGAGCCTGCACCTGCACCGTATGGACCACGATCTCATTAGCTTGACCGCGTGCACGCTGGGTTTCATCAGCCACGCGTCGCTGCGGGCGCTGACACGGGCGAAGCCGAACCTGGCGGAAGTACTCTGGCGCGACACGCTGATCGATGCAGCGATGTTCCGGGAATGGATCGTCAATGTCGGGCAGCGACCGGCGACGGGGCGGCTCGCCCACATCGTTCTCGAACTTCGCAGGCGGCTTGAAGTTACCGGCCGGCCAACGGCCGACAATTTCGAAATGCCGCTGACGCAGGAACAAATCGGCGAGGCGCTGGGCATCACGCCTGTGCATGCCAACCGTGTGATCCGGCAACTGCGCGAGGAGCGGATCGTCGACATCAGCCGGGGCCGGGTGACGGTACTCGACGAAGCAAAGCTCGGGGAATTGGCGCAGTTCGACGATCGCTACCTCCACCAGAATCCGTCGCTCTGA
- a CDS encoding DUF6894 family protein, giving the protein MPRYFFNVYYDRVELDEEGEELPDVRAAWREATVTAGQIIQDLDGKLRPGKDWRMEVTDESSNPLYVIHVCAEKPK; this is encoded by the coding sequence ATGCCACGTTACTTTTTCAACGTGTATTACGACAGGGTCGAACTTGATGAGGAAGGTGAAGAATTACCCGACGTGCGAGCGGCATGGCGGGAAGCAACGGTAACCGCGGGACAGATCATCCAGGATCTCGACGGAAAATTGCGCCCGGGCAAGGACTGGCGGATGGAGGTAACCGACGAGTCCTCCAATCCGCTCTACGTCATTCACGTCTGCGCCGAAAAGCCCAAGTAA
- a CDS encoding CHAD domain-containing protein, translating into MAAPTRTTSRRKVPAAASLDCATAFQAMALDCVAAIKAHHSSACAGDAEAVHQIRIAITRLRSAVAFFAPIVVDAEWLRLKKEIAWLNGSLGAARDSDVLQEYARRKRYRAWAQRMIGKQLDQRQMRDHRQLVRALRSVRTQRLISAMAGWIRRGPWLARWQRRKDAEALQIYCARELIRWYGRLVRKGRRLKTLGTSRRHRLRIKFKRFRYMLEALTETVSLWGRREVRHLHRPAKRLQRALGDLRDLKRFASLADDAPQAKKDKANKHPPGYRRRKEKLLDAALASHREIAMPFAGSILQNSI; encoded by the coding sequence ATGGCGGCGCCGACCAGAACGACCAGCCGGCGCAAGGTCCCCGCGGCGGCAAGCCTCGATTGTGCAACCGCATTCCAGGCGATGGCGCTCGACTGCGTCGCGGCCATCAAGGCCCATCACAGCAGCGCATGCGCCGGCGATGCCGAGGCCGTGCATCAGATCCGCATCGCTATCACGCGGTTGCGCTCCGCGGTGGCGTTCTTCGCACCGATCGTGGTCGATGCGGAATGGCTGCGTCTGAAGAAGGAGATCGCGTGGCTGAATGGCTCGCTCGGTGCCGCACGCGACAGTGATGTCCTGCAGGAATATGCGCGCCGCAAGCGATACCGCGCATGGGCACAGCGCATGATCGGGAAGCAACTCGATCAGCGCCAGATGCGGGACCACCGCCAACTGGTTCGCGCTCTGCGCTCGGTTCGGACGCAACGTCTGATCTCGGCAATGGCAGGCTGGATCAGGCGAGGGCCATGGCTGGCGCGCTGGCAGCGGCGCAAGGACGCGGAGGCGCTGCAAATCTATTGTGCCCGTGAACTCATCCGCTGGTACGGGCGATTGGTCCGCAAGGGACGCCGGCTGAAGACCCTGGGCACCTCGCGCCGTCACCGGCTACGGATCAAGTTCAAACGGTTCCGCTACATGCTTGAAGCACTGACGGAAACCGTCAGTCTGTGGGGTCGCCGCGAAGTGCGCCATCTGCATCGGCCGGCAAAACGGCTGCAGCGCGCATTGGGCGACCTCCGCGACCTCAAGCGATTTGCGAGCCTTGCCGACGATGCGCCGCAAGCAAAGAAGGACAAAGCAAACAAGCATCCGCCGGGCTACCGCCGTCGCAAGGAAAAGCTGCTCGACGCTGCGCTCGCGTCTCATCGCGAGATCGCCATGCCTTTCGCCGGTTCCATTCTCCAGAATTCAATCTAA
- a CDS encoding AAA family ATPase has translation MIAQPPASTAGVEADPQREVLKFLDGSSFGPAKGGRRIDTHASMVFLGADRALKIKRAVRLPFLDYSSLEKRKRACEEELKVNAGNAPKLYRRIVAITRNSDGAFEIGGSGTPVEWAVEMTRFDETQSLDCVAKSKTIDASLATATADAILRSHDNVPRADGESWLASIRPIIERNTARFRTVRGLDAVAVDQLDAASSDTATTLQPLLRQRAEQGCVRRCHGDLHLANIALVDGRPLLFDAIEFDPVIATTDVLYDLAFTLMDLIHFDQRAAAGTVFNRYLAEAREEQISGLRLLPLFLSVRAAIRAHVLFVKSEHADESDAVWREAKRYFDLAGRLIMPKPPLLVAIGGLSGTGKSVLARGLAGLIEPPPGAVIVRSDVVRKRLFGTSETTALPESAYRADITKRVYDALADTAQRVLAQGCSVVLDAMYLQEWERTEIADLAAGRGARFVGLFLTADLATRLARIEQRRDDASDATRHIALKQEAVGAINWHMIDASGTPEQSLRNACVPLFAPARGVS, from the coding sequence ATGATCGCCCAGCCGCCCGCCAGTACGGCTGGAGTCGAGGCCGACCCGCAGCGGGAGGTGCTGAAGTTCCTCGACGGCTCCAGCTTTGGTCCGGCCAAGGGCGGCAGGCGGATCGACACCCATGCCTCGATGGTTTTTCTCGGCGCAGATCGGGCCTTGAAGATCAAGCGTGCCGTGCGCTTGCCATTCCTCGATTACTCGTCATTGGAGAAGCGCAAGCGCGCCTGCGAGGAAGAACTGAAAGTCAATGCCGGCAACGCCCCCAAGCTCTACCGGCGCATCGTCGCCATCACGCGCAATTCCGACGGCGCCTTCGAAATCGGCGGCTCGGGCACTCCGGTCGAATGGGCGGTCGAAATGACACGGTTCGACGAGACGCAGTCGCTCGATTGTGTCGCGAAATCGAAGACGATCGATGCATCGCTTGCGACCGCCACGGCCGACGCCATTCTGCGATCCCACGACAACGTGCCGCGCGCAGACGGAGAAAGCTGGCTGGCCTCCATTCGACCGATCATCGAGCGCAATACCGCAAGGTTTCGCACCGTGCGCGGGCTTGATGCCGTTGCCGTCGACCAACTCGATGCTGCGAGCAGCGATACTGCAACAACGTTGCAGCCGTTGCTCAGGCAGCGTGCCGAGCAGGGGTGCGTGCGCCGTTGCCATGGCGATCTGCATCTTGCCAATATTGCCCTGGTGGACGGCCGGCCGCTGTTGTTCGATGCCATCGAATTCGATCCGGTCATCGCCACAACGGATGTGCTTTACGATCTCGCTTTTACGCTGATGGATCTGATCCATTTCGATCAACGCGCGGCGGCAGGCACAGTCTTCAATCGCTACCTTGCGGAGGCAAGGGAGGAACAGATCTCTGGCCTCCGCCTGCTGCCGCTGTTCCTGTCGGTGCGGGCGGCGATTCGCGCGCATGTGCTGTTCGTGAAGAGCGAACATGCCGACGAGAGCGACGCGGTGTGGCGGGAGGCCAAGCGCTATTTCGATCTGGCCGGACGCCTCATCATGCCCAAGCCGCCGCTGCTGGTGGCGATCGGCGGGCTGTCGGGGACAGGCAAGTCGGTGCTCGCGCGCGGGCTCGCGGGCCTGATCGAGCCTCCGCCCGGCGCGGTCATCGTTCGATCGGATGTGGTTCGCAAGCGCCTGTTCGGTACCAGCGAAACCACCGCTCTGCCGGAGTCCGCCTATCGGGCGGACATTACGAAACGCGTCTACGACGCGCTTGCGGACACCGCGCAGCGCGTCCTTGCCCAGGGCTGTTCGGTCGTCCTCGATGCCATGTATCTGCAGGAATGGGAGCGGACCGAAATCGCCGACCTCGCGGCCGGGCGCGGCGCGCGATTCGTCGGCCTATTCCTGACGGCTGACCTGGCGACCAGATTGGCGCGGATCGAGCAACGCAGGGATGATGCATCCGATGCAACGCGGCATATCGCCCTGAAACAGGAGGCGGTCGGCGCGATAAATTGGCATATGATCGATGCCTCGGGCACACCGGAGCAGTCGCTGCGCAATGCCTGTGTGCCGCTATTCGCGCCAGCGCGGGGGGTGAGCTGA
- a CDS encoding CBS domain-containing protein, whose translation MHKFLEATVGQYMTREVKTVSRDNTMRELHGMFEADDFNCYPVREGDDVVGIVSNFDFLKCFAFNPGRMVPAYDDLLSRMVVDVMTPEFIYVDPATKLTRVLQLMVDHRMKSLPVLDAEQRLVGIISRGDIMRVLTESARR comes from the coding sequence ATGCATAAATTTCTCGAAGCAACCGTCGGACAATACATGACGCGCGAAGTGAAGACGGTTTCGCGCGACAACACCATGCGCGAATTGCATGGGATGTTCGAGGCCGATGATTTCAACTGCTATCCGGTGCGCGAGGGCGACGACGTTGTCGGCATCGTGAGCAATTTCGATTTCCTGAAATGTTTCGCCTTCAACCCCGGCCGCATGGTGCCGGCCTATGACGACCTGTTGTCGCGGATGGTGGTGGATGTGATGACGCCGGAATTCATCTATGTCGATCCGGCAACGAAACTGACCCGCGTCCTGCAGCTGATGGTGGACCACCGGATGAAGAGTCTGCCCGTACTGGACGCCGAGCAGCGGCTGGTCGGGATCATCTCGCGCGGGGACATCATGCGTGTCCTGACCGAGAGCGCGCGCAGATAG
- the fixL gene encoding sensor protein FixL produces MFNADRPFQDQDPLEQNVRSGAEGACVGAWDLELSTLKLSWSSAARKLFGVELDAPVDYDLFLSLLDAQDRDRTAEAVQQSIATGCSFDVQYRVRRHSDEGHWVRALGTTVNGPDGAPARLSGVMIDINREKRLEDAVRTRERHFRSILDTIPDAMIVIDQHGIMQFFSSAAERQFGYSEPEAIGRNISALMPEPDRSRHDGYIARYLKTGERRIIGIGRIVTGMRKDGTTFPMHLTIGEMHSAERPFFTGFVRDLTEQQQTQARLQELQSELVHVSRLSAMGEMASALAHELNQPLSAISNYMKGSRRLLAGSSDANAPKIEVALDRAAEQAIRAGDIIRRLRNFVAREASEKRVESLSKMIEEAGALGLTGAREQGVFLRFNLDPTCDLVLADRVQIQQVLVNLFRNALEAMAASTHRELIASNIRAADDMIEIAVSDTGSGFAGDALTHLFQPFFTTKEAGMGVGLSISRTIIETHGGRMWAETNSSGGATFRFTLPAAHAKDMTDASER; encoded by the coding sequence ATGTTCAACGCCGATCGACCCTTTCAAGATCAAGACCCACTCGAGCAGAACGTGCGCAGCGGTGCCGAGGGGGCATGCGTCGGCGCGTGGGATCTCGAGCTATCGACCCTCAAGTTGAGCTGGTCCAGCGCCGCGCGGAAGCTCTTCGGCGTCGAGTTGGATGCCCCTGTCGATTATGACCTCTTCCTGTCCCTGCTCGATGCGCAGGATCGCGACCGAACGGCCGAGGCTGTACAACAGTCGATCGCTACCGGATGCAGTTTCGATGTTCAGTACAGGGTGCGCCGGCACTCGGATGAAGGTCACTGGGTGCGTGCGCTGGGCACGACCGTCAATGGTCCCGACGGCGCTCCCGCCCGGCTCAGCGGCGTGATGATCGACATCAACCGCGAGAAACGTCTTGAGGACGCGGTCCGGACGCGCGAGCGGCACTTTCGCTCGATTCTGGACACGATTCCGGACGCGATGATCGTGATCGACCAGCATGGAATCATGCAGTTCTTCTCCAGCGCCGCCGAGCGTCAGTTCGGTTACAGCGAACCCGAGGCGATCGGGAGGAACATCAGCGCGCTGATGCCAGAGCCGGACCGCAGCCGTCACGACGGCTATATCGCGCGTTACCTGAAGACCGGCGAACGGCGCATCATCGGCATCGGGCGTATCGTCACCGGCATGCGCAAGGACGGCACCACATTTCCGATGCATCTGACCATCGGCGAGATGCATTCCGCGGAAAGGCCCTTCTTTACCGGCTTTGTCCGCGACCTCACCGAGCAGCAACAGACCCAGGCGCGGCTGCAGGAGCTGCAGTCCGAACTGGTCCACGTCTCCCGCCTGAGCGCAATGGGCGAGATGGCTTCTGCCCTCGCCCACGAGCTCAACCAGCCGCTGTCGGCGATCAGCAATTATATGAAGGGATCGCGCCGCCTGCTGGCCGGCAGCAGCGACGCCAACGCGCCGAAAATCGAAGTCGCGCTCGATCGCGCCGCGGAGCAGGCGATCCGTGCCGGCGACATCATCAGGCGGTTGCGCAATTTCGTCGCCCGCGAAGCGTCCGAGAAGCGCGTCGAAAGCCTTTCAAAGATGATCGAAGAAGCCGGCGCGCTCGGGCTCACCGGCGCCCGCGAACAGGGCGTATTCCTGCGCTTCAACCTGGATCCGACCTGCGATCTCGTGCTTGCCGACAGGGTCCAGATCCAGCAGGTGCTGGTCAATCTATTCCGTAATGCGCTGGAAGCGATGGCGGCCTCGACGCACCGGGAGCTGATTGCCTCAAATATCAGGGCTGCAGACGACATGATCGAAATTGCCGTTTCCGACACCGGCTCCGGCTTCGCCGGCGATGCGCTTACACACCTGTTCCAGCCATTTTTCACAACGAAAGAGGCCGGCATGGGCGTCGGCCTTTCCATCAGCCGCACCATCATCGAAACCCATGGCGGGCGGATGTGGGCCGAAACCAACAGCTCCGGTGGCGCGACCTTCCGCTTCACGCTGCCCGCCGCGCATGCCAAGGATATGACCGATGCCAGCGAACGCTAA
- a CDS encoding universal stress protein: MDYKTIMVGLALDRPNDACLRVAGDIAERFGARIIGVAASDLRPPMYFASGAFAQKLLEEETVAIERQLSELESEFRASVEKRATAVEWRASRTLPVPYVLQQARAADILVVGARSETLVDPNVAPDPSDLVMQAGRPLIVVPSRAEWLDLRSVLIAWKDVREARRAVFDALPILAAATEVTIAEVPEQDDRRADALSHVADVAAWLRGHGIAANTLVPEKAGNVTEQLEKIAGNVGAGAVIAGAYGHSRLREWVLSGVTHHLATESRRCAFLSR; this comes from the coding sequence ATGGACTACAAAACCATCATGGTCGGACTGGCGCTGGACCGACCCAACGATGCCTGCCTCAGGGTTGCCGGAGATATCGCCGAACGATTCGGAGCGCGAATCATTGGCGTTGCTGCCTCGGATCTCAGGCCGCCGATGTACTTCGCGAGTGGCGCCTTTGCGCAAAAGCTCCTGGAAGAGGAGACCGTTGCTATCGAGCGACAGTTATCGGAACTTGAATCGGAGTTTCGTGCTTCGGTCGAAAAGCGTGCAACGGCGGTGGAGTGGCGCGCCAGCCGCACGTTACCGGTGCCCTACGTGCTGCAGCAGGCAAGAGCCGCCGATATCCTCGTGGTCGGCGCGCGCTCCGAAACCCTGGTGGACCCCAATGTGGCTCCCGATCCAAGCGATCTGGTGATGCAGGCGGGCCGGCCGCTCATTGTGGTGCCATCCAGAGCCGAATGGCTCGATCTGAGAAGCGTTCTGATCGCCTGGAAGGACGTGCGGGAAGCACGCCGGGCCGTGTTCGATGCTCTGCCGATTCTGGCTGCTGCAACGGAAGTCACCATTGCGGAGGTTCCGGAGCAGGATGACCGTCGCGCGGATGCGCTCTCGCATGTTGCCGACGTGGCGGCATGGCTGCGCGGCCACGGCATTGCGGCGAACACCCTCGTTCCCGAAAAGGCCGGTAACGTGACCGAGCAGCTCGAGAAGATTGCCGGAAATGTCGGAGCGGGCGCCGTGATCGCCGGCGCCTACGGTCACTCGCGATTGCGCGAATGGGTGCTGAGCGGCGTGACACACCACCTTGCAACTGAATCGCGCCGCTGCGCGTTCCTGTCCCGTTGA
- the fixJ gene encoding response regulator FixJ translates to MPANAKVYVIDDDPAMRDSLDFLLGSAGFSVRLFDSAQAFLNEVANLEPGCVVTDVRMPGIDGMELLRQLNARPRKLPVIVMTGHGDVPLAVEAMKLGALDFLEKPFEDDRLIGMIEAALAERESNLKGEALSADMAARVASLTQRERQVMQGLVTGQSNKAIAREYDISPRTVEVYRANVMTKMQAGNLSELVRFAIRAGFVED, encoded by the coding sequence ATGCCAGCGAACGCTAAGGTTTATGTCATCGACGACGATCCGGCGATGCGCGACTCGCTGGATTTCCTGCTGGGTTCGGCCGGCTTCAGCGTCCGTCTTTTCGATTCCGCGCAGGCTTTCCTGAACGAGGTTGCGAACCTCGAGCCCGGCTGTGTAGTCACCGACGTACGCATGCCCGGCATCGACGGCATGGAACTGCTGCGCCAACTGAACGCGCGGCCGCGAAAACTCCCGGTGATCGTCATGACCGGCCATGGCGACGTGCCGCTGGCCGTCGAAGCGATGAAGCTCGGGGCGCTCGATTTCCTGGAAAAGCCGTTCGAGGACGACCGGCTGATCGGCATGATCGAGGCCGCCCTTGCGGAACGCGAGAGCAACTTGAAAGGCGAAGCGTTGTCGGCCGACATGGCAGCGCGCGTCGCCAGCCTCACCCAGCGCGAACGCCAGGTGATGCAGGGGCTGGTGACGGGCCAATCGAACAAGGCCATCGCCCGGGAATACGACATCAGCCCGCGCACGGTGGAGGTCTACCGGGCAAACGTGATGACCAAGATGCAGGCCGGCAATCTTTCCGAACTGGTGCGGTTTGCGATCCGGGCAGGCTTCGTCGAAGATTGA
- a CDS encoding CBS domain-containing protein, with product MRAHQIMTRSVVTIAPDATIIEAANTMLRHHVSGLPVVDAAGALVGIVSQGDFIRRSEIGTQRKRGRWLKVLLGDSAVDYVQEHGRRVSDVMTSDPVTVTQDATLEEVVNAMEANSVKRLPVMDGDRLVGILSRTNLMQAVASLAHEIPDPTADDDHIRSRVFAAIDKNDWSPFGLNVIVRDGIVHLSGVITDERSRQAAIVAAQNIPGVNKVHDHLCWVDTMSGMILKSPEDIEMAKAD from the coding sequence ATGCGTGCCCACCAGATCATGACCCGCTCCGTTGTCACGATCGCACCTGATGCCACTATCATTGAAGCTGCCAATACCATGCTGCGGCATCATGTCAGCGGGCTCCCGGTAGTCGATGCCGCCGGAGCCCTCGTCGGCATCGTTTCCCAGGGCGATTTCATTCGCCGCAGCGAGATTGGCACGCAGCGCAAGCGCGGCCGCTGGCTCAAGGTCCTGTTAGGCGACTCCGCCGTCGATTACGTTCAAGAACACGGCCGCAGGGTCTCGGACGTCATGACCAGCGACCCGGTCACCGTTACACAAGACGCGACACTGGAAGAGGTCGTCAATGCGATGGAAGCCAACAGCGTCAAGCGCCTGCCGGTGATGGACGGCGACAGGCTCGTCGGCATTCTGTCGCGTACCAATCTGATGCAAGCGGTCGCAAGCCTTGCTCATGAAATTCCCGATCCGACCGCCGACGACGACCACATTCGCAGCCGCGTCTTCGCCGCGATCGACAAGAACGATTGGAGCCCGTTCGGGCTCAACGTTATCGTGCGCGACGGCATCGTCCATCTGAGTGGCGTGATCACCGACGAACGTTCGCGACAAGCAGCCATTGTAGCCGCGCAGAACATCCCAGGCGTGAACAAAGTTCATGACCACCTTTGTTGGGTCGATACCATGTCCGGGATGATCCTGAAGTCGCCGGAGGACATTGAGATGGCAAAGGCGGACTAG